The proteins below come from a single Drosophila teissieri strain GT53w chromosome 3L, Prin_Dtei_1.1, whole genome shotgun sequence genomic window:
- the LOC122615645 gene encoding GATOR complex protein Iml1 isoform X5, protein MKLYKLTTHTRGCNKSYDADLVMNLKDHPNANVGDVVEIYAPDEENGTHLLLQITEFNGSCGRDVISIESGIANAFKMRPYSNVVMRIVNPADVALDSIEITFKDQYMGRSEMWRLKTYLTDTCVYVNKKIDYNDMQIRCQVYEMWSQGERVASGVITEETNIVFRSSTSMVYLFLQMSSEMWDFDIHGDLYFEKAVNGFLTELFQKWRKLSCNHEVTIVLFSRTFYAAKSLDEFPEHMRDCLQQDYKGRFYEDFYRVAIQNERCDDWCTVLGQLRKLFTSYQATVLRYHERENMEIPPATNSSATQGNFLEVLNISLNTFEKHYLDRTFDRTGQLSVVITPGVGVFSVDRELTNITKQRIIDNGVGSDLVCVGEQPLHAVPLLKFHNKDTTLTSADDYSLPHWINLSFYSTNKKIAYSSFIPRIKLPLFGSQLTLHDGVGEGEGEENERHFLSCNQSEYKHNSLFDYDAYDEQIFQPLPAQSTCSLQRVVRAKKTSVPSLETYAYRNNDWENLTPTQIPAMRRKMSDPDIHHGTSAMLAALQPDTTNLSESLASEKNSRRAIVSIAPIVRPGRALINPFDPSQVTIKLTSNRRRWTHIFPKGPTGVLIQQHHYQAVPAKPTQAGQQRPLQQIQSICQSGSNNNNDQEDYGCENGEQYDRVSSHSLISKSASSQSFVMGDEKIDFFKRRQNSLMNPLPANVPNLTATQAKSYLWGATGEQEWTPAITTVKHLRPIVEGEHHHLGGLEALRAVDSPPDAEAGSGRGKIIIGVDWKSLTIPACLPITTDYFPDKRSLNNDYVISDYTLLPDDVNHDYAQSRAVYRKPLSTEEVCKEIVSQRLAQGFQLIVVDEKPPTAGGCSSASAVLPVKPPCETNKEYLLSIGRIFHKISLSGSVITVTGYRPRHPYPPINVDYRYRFHAPQHETYEISGVNFTTEKLENFNWNHMDLYICTRGDVDYPLMESLKYWRYRMYLLPRENIVSKIASCQRCDIFPDVTADNTREQVEDFVRLIEAVSKLKRQYARKARHDTPRITEKHHNQLNSPQQSINVRPKLENGRIPRIFPATDAAAAPGIAARDDQDDGFPVDIKFSPNATLPEIFEAMKHPVNGVGFFSQTQSLPSCTFVSYDALMWLKTRLNNGRHPLDLLEAMRKERMICHASGDWKKPVVPGFVFYYVVQQDKNAKGDYAPPLDDYSAFVNEWLEIEFQGCSFLWHDEPVTTPVPNFLRDSPAPQSWTETSSNKRVYRQSHLEIDVNQKSDRMEWGHVKHHTVLQPRFAFEIVVEWVTSSGPIVADLIGGWMRKANQFNFLVSVPADPMAEPFTKKSDPLRGPIFIPLCTTFLPNAAALFDEFPEESRADRMLFFQEAILGKFGFLPCVLEKKYSVGKDLPKEYQYVHCTGNMFALIRCATNNYQVESPILKEANVTRCVYGHTNNTNVPKKVGFLWAWNHMIPNKKWKAQTINNSADGELFQLKMLKDFREFCSNSDQRLSTFWTQSQELKRRAQKFENNNNNTEEMKLK, encoded by the exons ATGAAGCTGTACAAGCTGACCACGCATACGCGTGGCTGCAACAAATCCTACG ATGCGGACTTGGTGATGAATCTGAAGGATCATCCCAACGCCAATGTGGGTGATGTGGTCGAAATCTATGCCCCAGACGAGGAGAACGGCACTCACCTGCTGCTCCAAATCACCGAGTTCAATGGGAGCTGTGGCCGGGATGTGATCAGCATTGAATCGGGCATCGCCAATGCCTTCAAGATGCGTCCGTACTCCAATGTGGTGATGCGCATAGTAAACCCGGCGGATGTGGCCCTGGACTCGATAGAGATTACTTTCAAGGACCAGTACATGGGTCGCTCGGAAATGTGGCGCCTGAAAACCTACCTG ACGGACACCTGTGTGTATGTGAACAAGAAGATCGACTACAACGACATGCAGATTCGGTGCCAGGTGTACGAGATGTGGTCGCAGGGCGAGCGTGTGGCCAGCGGTGTCATCACAGAGGAAACCAACATTGTCTTCCGCAGCAGCACTTCGATGGTGTATCTCTTCCTGCAGATGTCCTCCGAGATGTGGGACTTCGACATCCACGGTGACCTGTACTTTGAAAAGGCAGTCAATGGATTCCTGACTGAACTGTTTCAAAAGTGGCGGAAATTGAGCTGTAACCACGAGGTGACCATTGTGCTTTTCTCCCGCACCTTCTACGCGGCCAAGAGCCTGGACGAGTTTCCCGAGCATATGCGCGACTGCCTGCAGCAGGACTACAAGGGTCGCTTCTACGAGGACTTCTACCGCGTGGCCATTCAGAACGAGCGATGTGATGATTGGTGTACTGTTCTCGGCCAGCTGCGAAAGCTATTCACCTCGTACCAG GCTACAGTACTGCGCTATCACGAACGGGAGAACATGGAGATTCCCCCCGCCACCAATTCTTCAGCCACTCAGGGTAACTTTTTGGAGGTGCTGAACATTTCGCTGAACACCTTCGAAAAGCATTATCTGGATAGAACGTTCGACCGCACCGGACAGCTTTCCGTGGTGATAACCCCTGGAGTGGGTGTCTTTTCCGTGGATCGAGAGCTAACCAATATCACCAAGCAACGCATCATCGACAATGGAGTGGGAAGTGATCTGGTCTGTGTGGGAGAGCAGCCACTGCACGCCGTTCCGCTACTTAAATTCCACAACAAAGACACCACGTTGACCTCAGCCGATGACTACTCGCTGCCCCACTGGATAAACTTGAGCTTCTACTCCACCAACAAGAAGATTGCGTACTCCAGCTTTATACCACGGATCAAGCTTCCTCTGTTTGGATCCCAGTTGACGCTCCACGATGGCGTAGGCGAAGGGGAAGGCGAGGAGAACGAGCGTCACTTTCTGAGCTGCAATCAGTCTGAGTATAAGCACAACTCGCTCTTCGATTACGATGCGTATGATGAACAGATCTTCCAGCCGCTTCCCGCTCAGAGTACTTG cTCACTGCAGCGTGTAGTGCGGGCTAAGAAAACATCGGTGCCCAGCTTGGAGACCTATGCTTATAGGAACAACGACTGGGAGAACCTCACGCCAACCCAAATCCCGGCTATGCGGCGCAAGATGTCCGATCCCGACATTCACCACGGCACCTCTGCCATGCTCGCTGCCTTG CAACCGGATACAACAAACCTCTCGGAGTCGCTGGCCTCAGAGAAGAACTCACGCAGGGCGATCGTGAGCATTGCCCCCATAGTGCGTCCGGGTCGCGCCCTGATCAACCCCTTTGATCCCTCGCAAGTGACCATAAAGCTGACCTCCAATCGGCGCCGCTGGACGCACATCTTCCCGAAAGGGCCAACCGGTGTACTCATACAGCAGCATCATTATCAAGCGGTTCCCGCAAAACCCACTCAGGCGGGTCAGCAGAGACCATTGCAGCAGATCCAGAGCATTTGCCAATCcggtagcaacaacaacaacgaccaGGAGGATTACGGGTGCGAAAATGGAGAGCAGTACGACCGAGTGTCCAGCCATTCGCTGATCAGCAAGTCCGCCTCCTCGCAGAGCTTTGTGATGGGTGATGAGAAGATTGACT TCTTTAAGCGGCGTCAAAACTCGCTGATGAACCCCCTGCCCGCCAATGTGCCCAACCTGACGGCCACCCAGGCGAAGTCCTACCTCTGGGGAGCCACCGGGGAGCAAGAATGGACACCAGCAATTACAACGG TCAAGCATCTGAGGCCGATCGTCGAGGGCGAGCATCATCATCTGGGCGGCCTGGAGGCACTAAGGGCAGTAGACTCGCCCCCCGATGCGGAGGCGGGCAGCGGAAGAGGAAAGATCATCATAG GCGTTGATTGGAAGTCGCTTACGATCCCCGCCTGTCTGCCCATCACCACGGACTACTTCCCGGACAAGCGTTCACTGAACAACGACTATGTGATATCGGATTACACTCTGCTGCCCGATGACGTGAATCACGATTATGCCCAGAGTAGAGCCGTTTACCGGAAACCCCTGTCCACGGAGGAGGTGTGCAAGGAGATCGTGTCGCAGCGCTTGGCTCAGGGCTTCCAGCTAATCGTGGTCGACGAGAAGCCTCCGACTGCGGGCGGTTGCTCCTCGGCATCTGCAGTTCTGCCGGTGAAGCCGCCGTGCGAGACCAACAAGGAGTACCTGCTCTCCATTGGCCGCATCTTTCACAAGATCTCGTTGAGCGGCTCGGTGATCACGGTCACAGGTTACAGACCCAG ACACCCGTATCCGCCGATAAACGTGGACTACCGATACCGTTTCCATGCGCCACAGCACGAGACCTACGAGATCTCCGGCGTGAACTTCACCACCGAGAAGCTGGAGAACTTCAACTGGAACCACATGGACCTGTACATCTGCACGCGTGGTGATGTGGATTACCCACTCATGGAG AGCCTCAAGTACTGGCGCTATCGCATGTACCTGCTGCCCAGGGAGAACATTGTGAGCAAGATCGCCAGTTGTCAGCGATGCGACATATTCCCCGACGTGACTGCGGACAACACCCGGGAGCAGGTCGAGGACTTTGTCCGACTGATCGAGGCGGTCAGCAAGCTAAAGCGGCAGTATGCGCGCAAGGCGAGA CATGACACACCTAGAATCACTGAAAAGCATCATAACCAATTAAACTCACCGCAGCAAAG CATCAATGTGCGCCCCAAGCTGGAGAACGGTCGGATTCCACGGATCTTTCCCGCCACCGATGCAGCGGCAGCCCCAGGAATCGCCGCCAGAGATGATCAGGACGATGG TTTCCCGGTTGACATCAAGTTCAGCCCGAATGCCACGCTGCCGGAAATCTTTGAGGCCATGAAGCATCCAGTGAACGGAGTGGGCTTCTTCTCGCAGACGCAGTCGCTCCCCTCCTGCACCTTTGTGTCCTACGACGCACTTATGTGGCTGAAAACCCGCCTGAACAACGGACGACATCCTCTGGATCTGCTCGAGGCCATGCGCAA AGAGCGGATGATCTGCCATGCCTCGGGGGATTGGAAGAAGCCCGTGGTGCCTGGCTTTGTCTTCTACTATGTGGTGCAGCAGGATAAAAACGCCAAAGGTG ATTACGCACCGCCTTTGGATGACTACAGTGCCTTTGTAAACGAGTGGCTGGAGATCGAGTTTCAGGGTTGTAGTTTTCTCTGGCACGATGAGCCTGTGACCACCCCAGTGCCCAATTTCCTGAGGGACTCGCCTGCTCCCCAATCCTGGACAgaaaccagcagcaaca AGCGGGTGTATCGACAGTCGCATTTGGAGATCGATGTGAACCAGAAGAGCGATCGAATGGAGTGGGGTCATGTGAAGCATCACACAGTGTTGCAGCCAAGATTCGCCTTTGAGATAGTGGTGGAGTGGGTCACCTCCTCGGGTCCTATTGTGGCTGACTTG ATTGGCGGTTGGATGCGCAAGGCGAATCAGTTCAATTTCCTGGTATCAGTGCCAGCTGATCCCATGGCAGAGCCTTTCACCAAGAAGTCAGATCCTCTAAGGGGGCCCATTTTCATTCCGCTTTGTACTACATTCCTGCCCAATGCCGCTGCTCTTTTCGATG AATTCCCCGAGGAAAGCAGAGCAGACAGAATGCTGTTCTTCCAGGAAGCCATTTTGGGCAAGTTTGGATTCCTGCCCTGCGTTTTGGAGAAGAAGTACAGCGTCGGCAAAGAT CTGCCCAAGGAGTACCAGTACGTGCACTGCACGGGCAACATGTTTGCCTTGATCCG CTGCGCTACAAACAATTACCAGGTGGAATCGCCCATCCTGAAGGAGGCAAATGTCACGCGCTGCGTCTATGGGCACACTAACAACACGAACGTGCCCAAGAAAGTGGGTTTCTTGTGGGCGTGGAACCACATGATTCCGAACAAAAAGTGGAAGGCCCAGACCATAAACAACTCCGCGGACGGGGAGCTCTTTCAGCTCAAGATGCTAAAGGACTTCCGTGAGTTCTGCTCGAACAGCGATCAGCGCCTGTCCACTTTCTGGACTCAGTCCCAGGAATTGAAGCGCAGGGCCCAGAAATTCgagaacaacaataataacaccGAGGAGATGAAGCTGAAGTAG
- the LOC122615645 gene encoding GATOR complex protein Iml1 isoform X11, which produces MKLYKLTTHTRGCNKSYDADLVMNLKDHPNANVGDVVEIYAPDEENGTHLLLQITEFNGSCGRDVISIESGIANAFKMRPYSNVVMRIVNPADVALDSIEITFKDQYMGRSEMWRLKTYLTDTCVYVNKKIDYNDMQIRCQVYEMWSQGERVASGVITEETNIVFRSSTSMVYLFLQMSSEMWDFDIHGDLYFEKAVNGFLTELFQKWRKLSCNHEVTIVLFSRTFYAAKSLDEFPEHMRDCLQQDYKGRFYEDFYRVAIQNERCDDWCTVLGQLRKLFTSYQATVLRYHERENMEIPPATNSSATQGNFLEVLNISLNTFEKHYLDRTFDRTGQLSVVITPGVGVFSVDRELTNITKQRIIDNGVGSDLVCVGEQPLHAVPLLKFHNKDTTLTSADDYSLPHWINLSFYSTNKKIAYSSFIPRIKLPLFGSQLTLHDGVGEGEGEENERHFLSCNQSEYKHNSLFDYDAYDEQIFQPLPAQSTCSLQRVVRAKKTSVPSLETYAYRNNDWENLTPTQIPAMRRKMSDPDIHHGTSAMLAALQPDTTNLSESLASEKNSRRAIVSIAPIVRPGRALINPFDPSQVTIKLTSNRRRWTHIFPKGPTGVLIQQHHYQAVPAKPTQAGQQRPLQQIQSICQSGSNNNNDQEDYGCENGEQYDRVSSHSLISKSASSQSFVMGDEKIDFFKRRQNSLMNPLPANVPNLTATQAKSYLWGATGEQEWTPAITTVKHLRPIVEGEHHHLGGLEALRAVDSPPDAEAGSGRGKIIIGVDWKSLTIPACLPITTDYFPDKRSLNNDYVISDYTLLPDDVNHDYAQSRAVYRKPLSTEEVCKEIVSQRLAQGFQLIVVDEKPPTAGGCSSASAVLPVKPPCETNKEYLLSIGRIFHKISLSGSVITVTGYRPRHPYPPINVDYRYRFHAPQHETYEISGVNFTTEKLENFNWNHMDLYICTRGDVDYPLMESLKYWRYRMYLLPRENIVSKIASCQRCDIFPDVTADNTREQVEDFVRLIEAVSKLKRQYARKARDSPIAHITKRRHSTSIISRPQPNQGLTNSPFRERVGSNRLPEKRPSSMTHLESLKSIITN; this is translated from the exons ATGAAGCTGTACAAGCTGACCACGCATACGCGTGGCTGCAACAAATCCTACG ATGCGGACTTGGTGATGAATCTGAAGGATCATCCCAACGCCAATGTGGGTGATGTGGTCGAAATCTATGCCCCAGACGAGGAGAACGGCACTCACCTGCTGCTCCAAATCACCGAGTTCAATGGGAGCTGTGGCCGGGATGTGATCAGCATTGAATCGGGCATCGCCAATGCCTTCAAGATGCGTCCGTACTCCAATGTGGTGATGCGCATAGTAAACCCGGCGGATGTGGCCCTGGACTCGATAGAGATTACTTTCAAGGACCAGTACATGGGTCGCTCGGAAATGTGGCGCCTGAAAACCTACCTG ACGGACACCTGTGTGTATGTGAACAAGAAGATCGACTACAACGACATGCAGATTCGGTGCCAGGTGTACGAGATGTGGTCGCAGGGCGAGCGTGTGGCCAGCGGTGTCATCACAGAGGAAACCAACATTGTCTTCCGCAGCAGCACTTCGATGGTGTATCTCTTCCTGCAGATGTCCTCCGAGATGTGGGACTTCGACATCCACGGTGACCTGTACTTTGAAAAGGCAGTCAATGGATTCCTGACTGAACTGTTTCAAAAGTGGCGGAAATTGAGCTGTAACCACGAGGTGACCATTGTGCTTTTCTCCCGCACCTTCTACGCGGCCAAGAGCCTGGACGAGTTTCCCGAGCATATGCGCGACTGCCTGCAGCAGGACTACAAGGGTCGCTTCTACGAGGACTTCTACCGCGTGGCCATTCAGAACGAGCGATGTGATGATTGGTGTACTGTTCTCGGCCAGCTGCGAAAGCTATTCACCTCGTACCAG GCTACAGTACTGCGCTATCACGAACGGGAGAACATGGAGATTCCCCCCGCCACCAATTCTTCAGCCACTCAGGGTAACTTTTTGGAGGTGCTGAACATTTCGCTGAACACCTTCGAAAAGCATTATCTGGATAGAACGTTCGACCGCACCGGACAGCTTTCCGTGGTGATAACCCCTGGAGTGGGTGTCTTTTCCGTGGATCGAGAGCTAACCAATATCACCAAGCAACGCATCATCGACAATGGAGTGGGAAGTGATCTGGTCTGTGTGGGAGAGCAGCCACTGCACGCCGTTCCGCTACTTAAATTCCACAACAAAGACACCACGTTGACCTCAGCCGATGACTACTCGCTGCCCCACTGGATAAACTTGAGCTTCTACTCCACCAACAAGAAGATTGCGTACTCCAGCTTTATACCACGGATCAAGCTTCCTCTGTTTGGATCCCAGTTGACGCTCCACGATGGCGTAGGCGAAGGGGAAGGCGAGGAGAACGAGCGTCACTTTCTGAGCTGCAATCAGTCTGAGTATAAGCACAACTCGCTCTTCGATTACGATGCGTATGATGAACAGATCTTCCAGCCGCTTCCCGCTCAGAGTACTTG cTCACTGCAGCGTGTAGTGCGGGCTAAGAAAACATCGGTGCCCAGCTTGGAGACCTATGCTTATAGGAACAACGACTGGGAGAACCTCACGCCAACCCAAATCCCGGCTATGCGGCGCAAGATGTCCGATCCCGACATTCACCACGGCACCTCTGCCATGCTCGCTGCCTTG CAACCGGATACAACAAACCTCTCGGAGTCGCTGGCCTCAGAGAAGAACTCACGCAGGGCGATCGTGAGCATTGCCCCCATAGTGCGTCCGGGTCGCGCCCTGATCAACCCCTTTGATCCCTCGCAAGTGACCATAAAGCTGACCTCCAATCGGCGCCGCTGGACGCACATCTTCCCGAAAGGGCCAACCGGTGTACTCATACAGCAGCATCATTATCAAGCGGTTCCCGCAAAACCCACTCAGGCGGGTCAGCAGAGACCATTGCAGCAGATCCAGAGCATTTGCCAATCcggtagcaacaacaacaacgaccaGGAGGATTACGGGTGCGAAAATGGAGAGCAGTACGACCGAGTGTCCAGCCATTCGCTGATCAGCAAGTCCGCCTCCTCGCAGAGCTTTGTGATGGGTGATGAGAAGATTGACT TCTTTAAGCGGCGTCAAAACTCGCTGATGAACCCCCTGCCCGCCAATGTGCCCAACCTGACGGCCACCCAGGCGAAGTCCTACCTCTGGGGAGCCACCGGGGAGCAAGAATGGACACCAGCAATTACAACGG TCAAGCATCTGAGGCCGATCGTCGAGGGCGAGCATCATCATCTGGGCGGCCTGGAGGCACTAAGGGCAGTAGACTCGCCCCCCGATGCGGAGGCGGGCAGCGGAAGAGGAAAGATCATCATAG GCGTTGATTGGAAGTCGCTTACGATCCCCGCCTGTCTGCCCATCACCACGGACTACTTCCCGGACAAGCGTTCACTGAACAACGACTATGTGATATCGGATTACACTCTGCTGCCCGATGACGTGAATCACGATTATGCCCAGAGTAGAGCCGTTTACCGGAAACCCCTGTCCACGGAGGAGGTGTGCAAGGAGATCGTGTCGCAGCGCTTGGCTCAGGGCTTCCAGCTAATCGTGGTCGACGAGAAGCCTCCGACTGCGGGCGGTTGCTCCTCGGCATCTGCAGTTCTGCCGGTGAAGCCGCCGTGCGAGACCAACAAGGAGTACCTGCTCTCCATTGGCCGCATCTTTCACAAGATCTCGTTGAGCGGCTCGGTGATCACGGTCACAGGTTACAGACCCAG ACACCCGTATCCGCCGATAAACGTGGACTACCGATACCGTTTCCATGCGCCACAGCACGAGACCTACGAGATCTCCGGCGTGAACTTCACCACCGAGAAGCTGGAGAACTTCAACTGGAACCACATGGACCTGTACATCTGCACGCGTGGTGATGTGGATTACCCACTCATGGAG AGCCTCAAGTACTGGCGCTATCGCATGTACCTGCTGCCCAGGGAGAACATTGTGAGCAAGATCGCCAGTTGTCAGCGATGCGACATATTCCCCGACGTGACTGCGGACAACACCCGGGAGCAGGTCGAGGACTTTGTCCGACTGATCGAGGCGGTCAGCAAGCTAAAGCGGCAGTATGCGCGCAAGGCGAGA GACAGCCCCATCGCCCACATAACCAAGCGGAGACACAGTACCAGCATTATATCCAGGCCTCAGCCTAACCAG GGACTCACGAACTCTCCGTTCCGGGAGCGAGTCGGCAGCAATCGACTGCCGGAGAAGCGACCCAG CAGCATGACACACCTAGAATCACTGAAAAGCATCATAACCAATTAA
- the LOC122615645 gene encoding GATOR complex protein Iml1 isoform X12 has protein sequence MKLYKLTTHTRGCNKSYDADLVMNLKDHPNANVGDVVEIYAPDEENGTHLLLQITEFNGSCGRDVISIESGIANAFKMRPYSNVVMRIVNPADVALDSIEITFKDQYMGRSEMWRLKTYLTDTCVYVNKKIDYNDMQIRCQVYEMWSQGERVASGVITEETNIVFRSSTSMVYLFLQMSSEMWDFDIHGDLYFEKAVNGFLTELFQKWRKLSCNHEVTIVLFSRTFYAAKSLDEFPEHMRDCLQQDYKGRFYEDFYRVAIQNERCDDWCTVLGQLRKLFTSYQATVLRYHERENMEIPPATNSSATQGNFLEVLNISLNTFEKHYLDRTFDRTGQLSVVITPGVGVFSVDRELTNITKQRIIDNGVGSDLVCVGEQPLHAVPLLKFHNKDTTLTSADDYSLPHWINLSFYSTNKKIAYSSFIPRIKLPLFGSQLTLHDGVGEGEGEENERHFLSCNQSEYKHNSLFDYDAYDEQIFQPLPAQSTCSLQRVVRAKKTSVPSLETYAYRNNDWENLTPTQIPAMRRKMSDPDIHHGTSAMLAALQPDTTNLSESLASEKNSRRAIVSIAPIVRPGRALINPFDPSQVTIKLTSNRRRWTHIFPKGPTGVLIQQHHYQAVPAKPTQAGQQRPLQQIQSICQSGSNNNNDQEDYGCENGEQYDRVSSHSLISKSASSQSFVMGDEKIDFFKRRQNSLMNPLPANVPNLTATQAKSYLWGATGEQEWTPAITTVKHLRPIVEGEHHHLGGLEALRAVDSPPDAEAGSGRGKIIIGVDWKSLTIPACLPITTDYFPDKRSLNNDYVISDYTLLPDDVNHDYAQSRAVYRKPLSTEEVCKEIVSQRLAQGFQLIVVDEKPPTAGGCSSASAVLPVKPPCETNKEYLLSIGRIFHKISLSGSVITVTGYRPRHPYPPINVDYRYRFHAPQHETYEISGVNFTTEKLENFNWNHMDLYICTRGDVDYPLMESLKYWRYRMYLLPRENIVSKIASCQRCDIFPDVTADNTREQVEDFVRLIEAVSKLKRQYARKARHQCAPQAGERSDSTDLSRHRCSGSPRNRRQR, from the exons ATGAAGCTGTACAAGCTGACCACGCATACGCGTGGCTGCAACAAATCCTACG ATGCGGACTTGGTGATGAATCTGAAGGATCATCCCAACGCCAATGTGGGTGATGTGGTCGAAATCTATGCCCCAGACGAGGAGAACGGCACTCACCTGCTGCTCCAAATCACCGAGTTCAATGGGAGCTGTGGCCGGGATGTGATCAGCATTGAATCGGGCATCGCCAATGCCTTCAAGATGCGTCCGTACTCCAATGTGGTGATGCGCATAGTAAACCCGGCGGATGTGGCCCTGGACTCGATAGAGATTACTTTCAAGGACCAGTACATGGGTCGCTCGGAAATGTGGCGCCTGAAAACCTACCTG ACGGACACCTGTGTGTATGTGAACAAGAAGATCGACTACAACGACATGCAGATTCGGTGCCAGGTGTACGAGATGTGGTCGCAGGGCGAGCGTGTGGCCAGCGGTGTCATCACAGAGGAAACCAACATTGTCTTCCGCAGCAGCACTTCGATGGTGTATCTCTTCCTGCAGATGTCCTCCGAGATGTGGGACTTCGACATCCACGGTGACCTGTACTTTGAAAAGGCAGTCAATGGATTCCTGACTGAACTGTTTCAAAAGTGGCGGAAATTGAGCTGTAACCACGAGGTGACCATTGTGCTTTTCTCCCGCACCTTCTACGCGGCCAAGAGCCTGGACGAGTTTCCCGAGCATATGCGCGACTGCCTGCAGCAGGACTACAAGGGTCGCTTCTACGAGGACTTCTACCGCGTGGCCATTCAGAACGAGCGATGTGATGATTGGTGTACTGTTCTCGGCCAGCTGCGAAAGCTATTCACCTCGTACCAG GCTACAGTACTGCGCTATCACGAACGGGAGAACATGGAGATTCCCCCCGCCACCAATTCTTCAGCCACTCAGGGTAACTTTTTGGAGGTGCTGAACATTTCGCTGAACACCTTCGAAAAGCATTATCTGGATAGAACGTTCGACCGCACCGGACAGCTTTCCGTGGTGATAACCCCTGGAGTGGGTGTCTTTTCCGTGGATCGAGAGCTAACCAATATCACCAAGCAACGCATCATCGACAATGGAGTGGGAAGTGATCTGGTCTGTGTGGGAGAGCAGCCACTGCACGCCGTTCCGCTACTTAAATTCCACAACAAAGACACCACGTTGACCTCAGCCGATGACTACTCGCTGCCCCACTGGATAAACTTGAGCTTCTACTCCACCAACAAGAAGATTGCGTACTCCAGCTTTATACCACGGATCAAGCTTCCTCTGTTTGGATCCCAGTTGACGCTCCACGATGGCGTAGGCGAAGGGGAAGGCGAGGAGAACGAGCGTCACTTTCTGAGCTGCAATCAGTCTGAGTATAAGCACAACTCGCTCTTCGATTACGATGCGTATGATGAACAGATCTTCCAGCCGCTTCCCGCTCAGAGTACTTG cTCACTGCAGCGTGTAGTGCGGGCTAAGAAAACATCGGTGCCCAGCTTGGAGACCTATGCTTATAGGAACAACGACTGGGAGAACCTCACGCCAACCCAAATCCCGGCTATGCGGCGCAAGATGTCCGATCCCGACATTCACCACGGCACCTCTGCCATGCTCGCTGCCTTG CAACCGGATACAACAAACCTCTCGGAGTCGCTGGCCTCAGAGAAGAACTCACGCAGGGCGATCGTGAGCATTGCCCCCATAGTGCGTCCGGGTCGCGCCCTGATCAACCCCTTTGATCCCTCGCAAGTGACCATAAAGCTGACCTCCAATCGGCGCCGCTGGACGCACATCTTCCCGAAAGGGCCAACCGGTGTACTCATACAGCAGCATCATTATCAAGCGGTTCCCGCAAAACCCACTCAGGCGGGTCAGCAGAGACCATTGCAGCAGATCCAGAGCATTTGCCAATCcggtagcaacaacaacaacgaccaGGAGGATTACGGGTGCGAAAATGGAGAGCAGTACGACCGAGTGTCCAGCCATTCGCTGATCAGCAAGTCCGCCTCCTCGCAGAGCTTTGTGATGGGTGATGAGAAGATTGACT TCTTTAAGCGGCGTCAAAACTCGCTGATGAACCCCCTGCCCGCCAATGTGCCCAACCTGACGGCCACCCAGGCGAAGTCCTACCTCTGGGGAGCCACCGGGGAGCAAGAATGGACACCAGCAATTACAACGG TCAAGCATCTGAGGCCGATCGTCGAGGGCGAGCATCATCATCTGGGCGGCCTGGAGGCACTAAGGGCAGTAGACTCGCCCCCCGATGCGGAGGCGGGCAGCGGAAGAGGAAAGATCATCATAG GCGTTGATTGGAAGTCGCTTACGATCCCCGCCTGTCTGCCCATCACCACGGACTACTTCCCGGACAAGCGTTCACTGAACAACGACTATGTGATATCGGATTACACTCTGCTGCCCGATGACGTGAATCACGATTATGCCCAGAGTAGAGCCGTTTACCGGAAACCCCTGTCCACGGAGGAGGTGTGCAAGGAGATCGTGTCGCAGCGCTTGGCTCAGGGCTTCCAGCTAATCGTGGTCGACGAGAAGCCTCCGACTGCGGGCGGTTGCTCCTCGGCATCTGCAGTTCTGCCGGTGAAGCCGCCGTGCGAGACCAACAAGGAGTACCTGCTCTCCATTGGCCGCATCTTTCACAAGATCTCGTTGAGCGGCTCGGTGATCACGGTCACAGGTTACAGACCCAG ACACCCGTATCCGCCGATAAACGTGGACTACCGATACCGTTTCCATGCGCCACAGCACGAGACCTACGAGATCTCCGGCGTGAACTTCACCACCGAGAAGCTGGAGAACTTCAACTGGAACCACATGGACCTGTACATCTGCACGCGTGGTGATGTGGATTACCCACTCATGGAG AGCCTCAAGTACTGGCGCTATCGCATGTACCTGCTGCCCAGGGAGAACATTGTGAGCAAGATCGCCAGTTGTCAGCGATGCGACATATTCCCCGACGTGACTGCGGACAACACCCGGGAGCAGGTCGAGGACTTTGTCCGACTGATCGAGGCGGTCAGCAAGCTAAAGCGGCAGTATGCGCGCAAGGCGAGA CATCAATGTGCGCCCCAAGCTGGAGAACGGTCGGATTCCACGGATCTTTCCCGCCACCGATGCAGCGGCAGCCCCAGGAATCGCCGCCAGAGATGA